Genomic DNA from Bemisia tabaci chromosome 2, PGI_BMITA_v3:
atgatggaAGCAGTTCAGCtgcttaaattttgaaataagaaaaaaggaaaatattgatgaatgGTTGGTAAATATATTAGTAACCAAttcatttaaacttattttttttatggtgTATATGGAGATTTGAAAGATTTTCGAAGTGATGGAGAGTGATAAAACAGTTAGAACCGGAtgaattttaaggaataaaagatcaattttattcgttttcttttgaaaagagtaaagttaaagtaaaattaatcCGGTGCACAAGTTAAATTCTCTTCCTCACTTGAAAATTTAATATTGATCAGGGAAAATAATGATACGGTTGGGTTTGTAAAGAATAAGAATGTGGTTTGATGTTTACGATGACAATCTTTTTGGaggcttcttttaataaaatgttcttgtcagaagcttctgagcccgttttctcaaaaatcctgGCCGATCCTCAATGGAGAGGGCCTTACATTCTACAACTTAAACATAATATAGATattaataaacaaataaaattttaaaaaatgtttaaataatgAGTATAAAAAGTGTGATCTATTGATTTCTTAcgtttaatttttatgaaaaaagaaaCCAGATTTATCTTTGAGAATTACATTTACTATTAATTTGCGACAAGCTTGTTTTAACTCGttaaatacaattaaaaaatcTGATGGAGAGAACACCCCATCTTCAAATGTTGTCGGTTTTAAAGTCTTCAACATGTAAACTAcagtttcttcatcaaaatattGACATTCGGATATCAGATTcttgcaaatgttttcaaacACTCACACCAAATGTTGTTCGTTGTTCGTGCATTTGTCCACCGTAGCAAGGATGGCCGGAAACAGCGATAGTAGGTACAGCCAGCTGGCTTCTTGGAAGACGATTTGCCGGGCGTAGTAGCCAGGCTCTGGAACGGACTCCGTGAGGACCACGGATTTGGATTTGTAGAGCAGCTTGAACTCCAGGGTTCTCCTCTCAGACAGGACGATATCCGGACGAGTATCTTCTGAACCACGGAGATATTGACCAACCTCCCCAGAATTCAGTACAAGTTGCTGGAACTCACCAACAGTGAAGTCGATCCCATTTTCCACCGAGCTGTGTTTGAGGAATTTGATGACTGTAGGAAATTGTTCGTCCACTCGGTGACCAACGACTATTTGCTTGGCGCCATCAGGTGACAGATAGAAGCTGGTATTAACCACTGTCCTTAGGATGAGAGAGCCAGGGCAGCTGAGTTTCTTGTCAGTGGACTGCATGATGAGGCGAGTTCTGAGCAGGTTTACAGATTGATGTTTTAGATGTTTCTTTCCTCCAATTTATATCGGACTTGGTGATGTATGAAGGTCGCTTTCTCAAAATAGTAATGGCCTTCTTACGCCAATCTTGCGACAACAACAGGCCTGGATCTTACGATGACTTGCATTCTTGCCACATGACACCCTCTTGAAGCAAGTTTGAAATTTGGCCTTCAAGATTTCATCATTTCGTAGAGTATTATTGGAAAATAATCTCTGAAAATCAATTAATGAGCGGCCATGGgctctaaaatataaatatagCAAACAATACTGGCCGCATACGTTTGAATGCAACCTTTGCATTTCTCTTGTATTATGAATAAGTTTACTACTGGTGGTATGTAAAAATTTCTTATGGTGCTTTACAAATGGTGGCAATCCATAACTGTCGAAATATTCACAGTTCCTGAATCTATCGATATAAATGGCTACCCAATGAGTACCAGGTTTTGAATCAGGGTCTGTATTTACCACATGCAGTAGAGATAGCGTTTGGCaatctacagggtgtctcacgaaaaacgagccaccttgaatatctgccgaacgcgtcggaatttcgaaaaacggtaaaagacgtgttcgtttatatcgagggggacaccttttggcgtgttcgacattttcccaaaccgcgggaggggcgcggggcggggggtgccccacccgtaagtcgaacttttcaaatggcacccctacttttttatttcacaaatcaattctacgcaaaaaaacaagccaccctgtccaaaccgaatgtaaatcggaccatttttcagtgattgacagagtttgaaacatttttttcatgctcttttcaaaaatttcccacgcccaatggaattgctgtatcaaaccaaactctccgccaaaaaaattcttaaacattgcactttcgataaaaaaataaaaaaaaatctgctgcactcgaaatctggagcacgcggagcccttctttgcgacattaaaattcgttataccgaacatttccgaggggcgctcatcgggagggagtaatAAGTTtaagacaagaattattaatcttttttctgaagcataagaaaccgtgtccatgaagaagcagttaagtagaaaaacaacgcaccgcggaaaaatagcgtcctcagaagtatcaaggtccggctcaagtcattgacccccccccccccccccccccaaaaaaaaagctaatccatttgtttttctacttaactgcttcttcatggacacggtttcttatgcttcagaaaaaagattaataattcttgtcttaAACTTattactccctcccgatgagcgcccctcggaaatgttcggtataacgaattttaatgtcgcaaagaagggctccgcgtgctccagatttcgagtgcagcagatttttttttacttttttatcgaaagtgcaatgtttaagaatttttttggcggagagtttggtttgatacagcaattccattgggcgtgggaaatttttgaaaagagcatgaaaaaaatgtttcaaactctgtcaatcactgaaaaatggtccgatttacattcggtttggacagggtggcttgtttttttgcataaaattgatttctgaaataaaaaaataggggtgccatttgaaaagttcgacttacgggtggggcaccccccgccccgcgccccacccgcggtttgggaaaatgtcgaacacgccaaaaggtgtccccctcgatataaacgaacacgtcttttaccgtttttcgaaattccgacgcgttcggcagatattcaaggtggctcgtttttcgtgagacaccctgtattagcAGCACAAACCAAAGTATTAATAGGTAACGATTGGAGAGCTGTTGAAACCTCGAGAGAGTTCATTTTCTTGTACAAAATTTAGGCACTATAGTCGGTAATAACGTTGCGACTTTTATCTATTTCTATGACATTATCAAATTCTGCATAGGTTATGACTGTTGTTGCTTCTGCTAGGGCATCACTGAACCTTAGTTCTATCCTCAAACTACCGTGGCGCACCAAACTCCAATGAGTCTTAATATGAGCCTCTAAATCAGGGGTGAAGTCTAAAGCGATCAGGCTGTATCCTGCCTTAAATTCCTCTCTGTTTATCTCGTTGCCAGAGTCTGAATAATGTATCCCAGTGCCAGAGAAAAGAGAGTGAAAAGTTCGGACATATTCGTGAGCGTCAAAATTTGGTGTTAAAACGACACCTGGAATTTGTTGGCCGTCGGTATGGAAGGAAGCATAATTAAGATTGAACGTTTGGAAATTAAAAGGATTCTTTTCAATACCCCCGTTAAAAGCTGTGTTTAGCACCATACCCATAATAATACGAGTGGGAAGTTGGCCGCTGACTACATTATCCAGGGATGCACTTCGAACACCAGCAGGGATGGTGTTGGTTTTAACGTCAGCCCTGGTTATCGGGTATTTGGCATTCGTTTTTTCAAGTCCCTGAGCGTGACTTAAAAGGACACTAGGAGAGACTCTGACCCTTCGAGCAAATAAATTTGCCTCGATAACTTTAACCTTGTATCCATCCTGACCCAGCAAACAAAAATCATCTCTGGACCTTACAAACCTTAATTTCAAATCAACATTATTTAATAACATTTTATCctgagagaaaatatcgcaatGAATACGGCCCATCATTTCTACAGTTTTGCTACGCTGACAGAACCCCCGCCTTTTTGTTAACCCTGAATTCCCTTCCACCTCCATATTTCCTGCTTGATCCTTATACCATAAAATACTCGTTAAGTGAGAATTTTTTGCACCAGGCCCGTAGCTTAATAAGTTTTCAAGATAGGCCCTGTAAGGATACGCGTAACTTGCTGATGATACTATTTTTTGATTTAAGTACACATCAACTGTAATGGCTCGGGGATCCATACAACAAAAAGAACAGCACGAATCACAATCCGATCGGGCCTCGGAGGCCATCTGGATCGAGCCTCCGAGGCTCGACCGGAGAGGACGGTAAAAGGAAATAAGAAAAGATGAAGTCACGGGTTTAAGGGTTTCGAAGTGGCCCGCCGGCCACCCCCGCGCACTCCGTCACATccgagaaagaaaggaaaagctAAACAATCACCCCAAAAGGGGTGAAAACTGGGAAGAACTTACATGTTCTCTAGATCGGGAAACGGTCTTCGGCTAACTAACTGTACGGCCAATCAGGCGTCGTCCACTCCCCCTCCACCAGAGGCGCTGCTCTGGTGAGCGGAGAGTGGACGGAACCCGACTGGCGGCAGATTTGATTTAATACGCTGTCTGGCCTATTACAACAACCCCACGGCTGCTCATGTTTCCAAGGAACTTGGAGGCAGGAACAGTTGTGTCCCCAACGGAAAAGGACAGACAGACTGGAACGCTAGGAAACGAGAGGGAAAATTACTTTGTTGCTGGACAAaacaagacaagaaaaaaaaatttggcaactttggaaagTTGTGACGAGCGAGTGACGGGACGTGACCAGCGAAAACCTATAATCTTTTCGGTTTTTTGGCCTGTATTCaagtaaaaaagaaacaagtacatgaacaaatttaaaatctggCCTTTGGCAGATAAGGCAAAGAGAGGTAACAGTAATAAAGACTGGTATCAAAAATACTAATACTAAATGACAAAATATACTAAGTATTCAATGAcatagaaaaaatacaattttaatggGACGGAGTGTGCGTTGGCGCAATGGGTCacataaagaaaatttcaaagaagggTAGTTTACACACTGTTGTAGTTAATAGGTACAGCCATGCACTCAAGTTTCCCAGGGAAAAGGCCCGAATTGGGTTTGCGAGTGGGGACTGAGTTATTTGACACTTGTGTTGGCCAGGCACAAGGCTGCACAAGCCTCGCTGCTGTCCCTACAGCATATATGAGGAAAACAGGTGCTTAACtccgaaattgaaaaaaaataaaacaaaaagatACAGACGGGAAGCTGGTCTGTTTTACCAAAATGTTTACTAACTTACTCTGACAGTGACAACTGAACGTTGCACTGTTTTTTCggtcataaaaaataaaaaacaaagcaGATTACAAGGAGTGTTCGATGCACAGTGTTCCACATTCCCAAATGCGGATACACTGTGGATTCCTGCGATATCAATGAATTGATGGTGATCACCCTGTAAAGATTACATAAAGGACGAGGAATCAACACCTTCTTGGGAAAATCGAGTGCACAGCTGTGTAATCGCGGGATTTTTTAGGTTTGGCaaagagtgaaattttgaagacaaaTTAAAGGGAAATATTTGAAGAGTCCTGAGAAACTAGCTAAAACTAAATCTAGGTACTAAGGCAATAGGAAAAACACTTAAACACATAGAAAATAGTCACGTTGGGTAGGGGTAACAAATTGCTAACAAATTTAACCAACCCCCTCCCCAacggaaaagtaaaaaaaaaaaaggactggTTGTCAGTTTTTTAAAGTATGCGTTTACACCATACTATAGGATGGACGCCGATTGAGATTTATTCGCAGAGAAGGCGGAGGTGGTCAAGATTGTATACACCTTTACAGGTGTTTGTTACCGGGTCAGTTAACTCAAAAGCCTTGTTTCCGACCAACCGCGAGATTACAAAGGGGCCTTCATAGAGTCTAAAGAATTTCTTGACTTCACCGTACAAGGCATTTGACAGATGGTGCGATTTTACCAGAACTTTACTACCAACTTTGAAAGGATGATCGGTTTCAGGTTTGCCCTTGGCGCGTTGTCTCCTCTCCGCGCTCTTAGTTAAATTTTCTTGAACCATGAGAAATTTTTCGGTTTGGGTCAAGGTGCTTTCACATGGAGGAAATCGGACAAATTGTTCTAGGATATTTCGAGGGGACAAATTTTTCATCACCTCAATCGGCGTGAAACCTGTGCTTCCGCTCACACTAGAGTTGAAACAAGACTCAAAGAAGCTCAGATATTTGATCCAATTTCTGTGACTTTCATGGCAGTAAATACGGATAAATGCCCCTAAGGTTCGCATATATCGCTCGACTGGGTTAGATTGTGGATGGTAAACACTGGTGTGGCCAGGTTGAATGTTGAGTTCTTTGAGTCTTGCATCCCAATAGTGCGAGCGAAAGCACGGGCCATGGTCACTTATAACTTTCTCTGGTGTGCCTTCTACTTCAACAAATTTTGTTATAAACTGGCGCGTGGCAACAACAGCAGTTGCGTTGCGTAGTGGGATCAGTCTGACATATTTGGAGAATATGTCAAGGCATACCATAACATgggtaaaattt
This window encodes:
- the LOC140223925 gene encoding uncharacterized protein F54H12.2-like → MEVEGNSGLTKRRGFCQRSKTVEMMGRIHCDIFSQDKMLLNNVDLKLRFVRSRDDFCLLGQDGYKVKVIEANLFARRVRVSPSVLLSHAQGLEKTNAKYPITRADVKTNTIPAGVRSASLDNVVSGQLPTRIIMGMVLNTAFNGGIEKNPFNFQTFNLNYASFHTDGQQIPGVVLTPNFDAHEYVRTFHSLFSGTGIHYSDSGNEINREEFKAGYSLIALDFTPDLEAHIKTHWSLVRHGSLRIELRFSDALAEATTVITYAEFDNVIEIDKSRNVITDYSA